A region of the Flavobacteriaceae bacterium MAR_2010_188 genome:
ACTTCTTCATCTCCTTTACCCGATTTTTCTTTTAGTTCTTTAATTGCATTAAGGCAAGCCATTCTCGCTCCATTACAATAAGAAGCAGCTCCCCAAGAACCACCAGAACCTGGAGTTACCGGAAAATCGGAATCACCTAATTCCACACTAACTCTTTCTACTGGAATATTTAAATACTCCGCAGCGGTTTGGGCAACAATGGTATAACTTCCGGTACCGATATCAGTTGCATCCATTAAAACAGTGGCGAAAACTTCAGCGTCCTTCAATTCTAAAATTACCTTGGCCGAAGATTTTAGGTAAGGCGAATTTCTCGACGCCGCGCTCACTCCAAAACCTTTTAGCCAATTGCCTTCAACATTGGTCCTAGGTTCCATTTTACGGTCTTTCCAACCAAATTTTTCGGCACCAATACGTAAACATTCCACCATTAAACGTGACGAAAATTGCTTACCATTACTCGGATCGACCTGAGTATCATTTTTTATCCTGAAATCAACCGGATCCATTTTAAGTTTCCAGGCCATTTCATCCATCGCAGATTCTAGAGCAAAACTCCCAGGAGCTTCACCCGGAGCCCTCATCGCGAAAGGCGTTTGAAGGTTCATCGGCATCAAACGATGCGTCACCAAATTATTCGGCACTTTGTAGAACATTTTAGAAACCGTTCCGCAGGCTTCATAAAACTGTTCATTTATCCCTGTAAACGACAACGTTTCATGGGATAAGGCGGTTAACTCTCCATTATTTTTTGCGCCGATTTTTATCTTCTGTTCATTACGCTGTCTAAGATTGGTGTTGGTAAACATTTGGGTCCGCGTTACGGTTAGCTGAACCGGTCTTCCTATCATCTTGGAGGCCATCAGTGCTAAGGTTACGTGACGTTGGGTATTTAATTTTGAACCAAATCCACCTCCAACATAAGGAGCAACTACTCTAATGTCACTTTGAGGAATTTGAAAGGTTTTTGCAATGGAAGTTACACAATTTTGTATCATTTGCTGAGACGAATAAACCATCACCATATCATTGATGTATGAACCAATCACCGCATGTAGTTCCATTGGGTGATGATGCTCTATAGGTGTGTTGTAAGTTTCATCCAAGCTCACATCTGCCTCACTTAATCCTTTCTCTATATCTCCTCTAGAATAATCTGCTTGTTCATTAGGCTTATAGGCTTTCTCTCGATTATTTTCAAAGATGAAATCTCCTTCTCCTTCTTCATATTCAAACTTTACTAATCTAGCGGCATATTGCGCTTGTTCAAAAGTTTCAGCTACCACCAGACCAACATATTCTCCGTAATAATGAACCTCATCACTTTGTAAGGTCGGCGCGATTGTAGTAGTACCTATAGAGTTCATTTCTTCTTCATAATCCTTAACCTTCGGAGCATTTTTAAAGGTTATCACTTCTAGGACGCCTTCTTGCTCCAAAGCTTCAGAGGTATCAACAGATTTAATTCTGCCTTTAACTATGGTACTATTAATTGCTTGGGCATATGCCTTGTTCTCGACCGCAAATTCCGAAGTATACTTCGCTCTTCCAGTCACTTTTAGAATGCCCTCAACCCTATTTATAGCTTCTCCAACTCCAGATGTATTTATCTTACTCATAGTTACTTTCTTTTATAATTATGCTTTGCGCTCATAAGCTTGTGTAAGCGCTCTCACCACCGCCTTTTTACCCATTTCAATTTTGTATTCATTATCATCGAGCGGTTTCGCGCCTTTCATAGCAATTTCGGAAGCTTGAATAAAATTAGCTTCAGTTGGTTTCTTCCCTTTTAGAAAAGATTCTGCTTCGGTTAATTTCCATGGTTTATGTGAAACTGCTCCCATCGCAAGTGCCGCATCGGTAATCATGCCACCTTTAATCTGTAAACCTGCTGCAACGGACATTATGGCAAATGCATAACTAGAACGTTCGCGTATTTTTAGATAATAATAATG
Encoded here:
- a CDS encoding xanthine dehydrogenase YagR molybdenum-binding subunit; this translates as MSKINTSGVGEAINRVEGILKVTGRAKYTSEFAVENKAYAQAINSTIVKGRIKSVDTSEALEQEGVLEVITFKNAPKVKDYEEEMNSIGTTTIAPTLQSDEVHYYGEYVGLVVAETFEQAQYAARLVKFEYEEGEGDFIFENNREKAYKPNEQADYSRGDIEKGLSEADVSLDETYNTPIEHHHPMELHAVIGSYINDMVMVYSSQQMIQNCVTSIAKTFQIPQSDIRVVAPYVGGGFGSKLNTQRHVTLALMASKMIGRPVQLTVTRTQMFTNTNLRQRNEQKIKIGAKNNGELTALSHETLSFTGINEQFYEACGTVSKMFYKVPNNLVTHRLMPMNLQTPFAMRAPGEAPGSFALESAMDEMAWKLKMDPVDFRIKNDTQVDPSNGKQFSSRLMVECLRIGAEKFGWKDRKMEPRTNVEGNWLKGFGVSAASRNSPYLKSSAKVILELKDAEVFATVLMDATDIGTGSYTIVAQTAAEYLNIPVERVSVELGDSDFPVTPGSGGSWGAASYCNGARMACLNAIKELKEKSGKGDEEVAIAQLLKDNNINRYEAEGTAEPSEEFKNHSVYSFGANFSEVWVDKDTGMFRIKRMVNVCAAGKVLNPKTAFGQVIGGIAMGAGMAMAEKTEVEPNHGNFITRSFADYHVPVNLDMANVEVVFLPEEDKIANAMGVKGIGELGITSVAGSIANAIFNATGQRFRDLPITPDKFLSTPLEAGVKRG